caacctcccttccattgacttaagGAGACGAACAGGGaaagttttctttacacagagagtgggtgtccagaacgtgctgtcaggggggcacggtgacgcagcggtagagtcgctgccttacagcgaatgcagcgccggagacccggcttcgatcacaactaagggggctgtctgtacggagtttgtacgttctccccgtgacctgtgtaggttctcTCCGGTttactccgacactccaaagacgtacaggtttgtaggttaattgcttggtaaatgtaaaaagtgtccctagcgtgtgtatgatagtgttagtgtgtggggatcgctggtcggcgcgaactcggtgggccgaagggcctgtttctgcgctgtatctataaactaaattaagctaaaaggtggtggtggaagcagacaccagtagtgacatttaagaagctttttacgtggatatggagggatacgagttgttcaggtagagattagtttaacttggtatcatgttcagcacgggcattgtgggccaaagggcctgttcctgtgcggcacTGTTTTACGTTCTATGACTGCTTgcgtctccacagacgctgcctgacccgctgagagttgcagcatttagtgtttttatttcagatttccagagtctGCAGTTTGTTGATGTCTGATTTGCATCTTATTCAGAGTTTAATCCCCAGCTGGGCTACACAAGTGACCCACAGACCGTACCCCATCCAGCAGCGCTCCCTGTTCACACACGGGACGCCAGCCAACACCGCAGAGCCTCAGTGACCCAGATACTGACCCGTCGGGGTGACCGAGAAATCCGTGCCGGGTTATCGCAGTTTcactgtgtgtgggaggggaaaggggcaagTCAAGAATATAGGGCCAGAATGATCTGCAAAgtggcacagagtcagagagcatcGTTACTGCTCCCTCCccgtcttccccctctcccccgtgtactgtcactcccactccccctctctctgtgcactgttacccccactcccccactcgccCTGTTCTGttactctcactccccctctccccctgtactgTTATTGTGGGAAGGACTGACCTGTTGTGTCTTGTGATGAACATGGGCATCACGGTACTGTGggaatagagcggcacggtggcgcggcggtagagttgctgcctcacagcttacttctgcggtgaggaagagaccgtgtaccatttgtacttacggtgtgagaggttgcagcccgtgttcgagtgtctaaaggggctgatccccaagttttggctccattttaatcctgtgctcctgatttttgggcacccggtacagagggggggagggtcgggagggacggtggggtctccctgtcggtctgcacctgggcctggccaagatggccatttgcgggtccaggcagcgggtagtcgacggccgcaccggGGTCGACTGCCTGCCCCTGTTCCGCGCcatcgtccgtgcccgcgtgtccatgGAGAGGGAACACCTGGTGTCCATGGGGCCACTGGAAgctttccgtgaacgctggtcgccaagggacgtcgagtgtattattgataaagttggcgATGTATTAGTTtgatatttgtttgtttgtaaactgccaatatcggcagcctttgaccgtgttacccttttgtatgtttgttttgttttctgaataaaagctttcgtatatattttaaaaaagagacccgggtttgatcctgactacgggtgctgtctgtacggggtttatacgcggtcttcgtgaccgcgtgggttttctccgggtgctccggtttcctcccacactccaaaaacgtgcaggtttgtaggttaattggctgcagtaaattgtccctcatggtgtaggatagtgcttgtgtgtggggtgatacatggtgatccctggtccctgcctcaactacctcctctggcagcttgttccatccgtgggctgaatggcctaattctgctcctatcacttatgaccttcgtcagcttgacggcagctgaatccaatcccctccattagagtcggaagacaggtcccgacccgaaccgtcgtctatccatgtcccccacagatgctgcctgacccgctgagttactccaacgctgtgtattttatttgtaacccagcatctgcagttccttgtgtctccgctcCATTTCCTGACcctgccctcgccctccctcccgcccgcactcaccgggatcccacacatacacgcactcgtcgcccaaagcgggaacctcacggcggccggaggagcagggaccaCGTCACAAGAGCATCGGACacagactggggaaacagcttgtatgagccgcgtgtgtattgatgcagcgcTGCAGAGGGTGAAGCCGGCCGGCTGAACAAAGAGCATAAATACTGGACGGTGCATGTGTGCAGGCGCTGCAGCGGCAGGGGTGGAGCGCCGAGCGCTGGGAAGGTTTGGTGATGAGGCAGGAGGGGATTACACAGTGACCAGCGCCGTGCGTCCACTGAGCCGCTGCACTTCCCATCAGCAACAACAGGGAACATGATGCACGGAGCTCCCAGGTAGTTGGTGCAACCGCCATTAAAAATACTCCAATCACATTGATTCACAACACAATTACTTTAATAACATTAGAATAACATGAACAGATTTAGCCGGGACAACGCGGGTGCTGGTCAATCGCCtcacacagaaatattttaaatacaacgccgaataatacaaattaaaacacatttcgggtctcaaacctccgttaaataaattacatcaaCCAACACAACCAACGATTCAATTTACAAACTCACCTTCTGCTTATACTTCGAACAACACTTCAAACGTTCAAACTCCAGTGTCAGCATTTTACTGATCACCGCTTCAAGAAATCTCATAGGAATAAAGTGAAACCTGCAGGGACCAGCAGTTTGATCAAAGTAACCGGAGCAATGAGCCCACGGCACAGAACGGTTCTCCTGACTTGCGGCAACAATAAAAGTGGCTGGTTTATCAATCGCAGTGCTAGAAACAGACTGCATCACAACAGCACAGTCAgaatatcccagtgggggcagtctatcccagtcagaagatgcagtctggagagggtcggacatgcggcaatgatacctgtccctggtccccaattcacacagggagtgggaacCACGGACCCATCCCTGACACCCcagacttctccacacaaagtatcaccataaagagggaaatacagcaagtgccaatattgatactgactggaaacataaataattactcaacgtaattcaaaaggaaataattgaaataatataaaataaaataatataaaggaaatgaTAACACTGACAATTGGTGAACTTTTACTGTTCTGCACAGGCTCtcaggtgaacagtgaaagctGCTGTGTTCTTAAAAACATTCCCACACACGGGGCACGTTTCACGGCAGGTGTGAGCTTTCTGctgagagagattaaaaaagctcttcccacagacagaagaaCATGTgtgcggcctctctccggtgtgggtccgctggtgtagatGGAGGTGCCCTGtccgtgcaaagcccttcccacagacagaacatgtgtatggcctctctccggtgtgggtccgctggtgtcggtggaggtgccctgtccgtgcaaagcccttcccacagacagaacatgtgtatggcctctctccggtgtgggtccgctggtgttcaTGGAGGTGCCCTGCCCGTgtaaagctcttcccacagacagaacatgtgtatggcctctctccggtgtgggtccgctggtgtaggtggaggtgccctgcctgtgcaaagctcttcccacagtcagaacatgtgtacggcctctctccggtgtgggtccgctggtgtaggtgGAGGCTCCCCGAGTAtgcaaagctcttcccacagacagaacatgtgaacggcctctctccggtgtgggtccgctggtgtttcCGGAGGACCCCTGAgtatgcaaagcccttcccacagacagaacatgtgaacggcctctctccggtgtgggtccgctggtgtacgTGGAGGTACCCTGcccgtgcaaagcccttcccacagacagaacatgtgaacggcctctctccggtgtgggtccgctggtgttcaTGGAGGCTCCTTGCCCACGTGAAACACTTCCCACATTCAGCACATTCATGCCGTCTCTCCGTTATTCGTCCTGGAATATCACCTGACTTCCCTATTGCCCTCCTTCCGTCAGATGGTGTCAACGGACTCTGCTCACGTTTACTTTGTGGATCTGTGTCCACTCTGGGAGTAGAAGGTTGACCAGCTGGCGTTGGTATGGAGGCTTCAGGATGCCTTCTTAAATGTCTTGTAAGGTACTCCGCCGTGGTGAATGCTATAGTGCAGTGAGGGCAGGGATGACAGTCTCCTTGGGTCACGCCATCTACcgctggagaaggaaacagaaatgaT
The window above is part of the Rhinoraja longicauda isolate Sanriku21f unplaced genomic scaffold, sRhiLon1.1 Scf000450, whole genome shotgun sequence genome. Proteins encoded here:
- the LOC144590990 gene encoding uncharacterized protein LOC144590990 is translated as FVNCARKEEEQNLVAFQHRGNIYYRTCKPVPPLCELLVWYGDDYAKELGITWTTMWMSNQDPKPVDGVTQGDCHPCPHCTIAFTTAEYLTRHLRRHPEASIPTPADPQSKREQSPLTPSDGRRAIGKSGDIPGRITERRHECAECGKCFTWARSLHEHQRTHTGERPFTCSVCGKGFARAGYLHVHQRTHTGERPFTCSVCGKGFAYSGVLRKHQRTHTGERPFTCSVCGKSFAYSGSLHLHQRTHTGERPYTCSDCGKSFAQAGHLHLHQRTHTGERPYTCSVCGKSFTRAGHLHEHQRTHTGERPYTCSVCGKGFARTGHLHRHQRTHTGERPYTCSVCGKGFARTGHLHLHQRTHTGERPHTCSSVCGKSFFNLSQQKAHTCRETCPVCGNVFKNTAAFTVHLRACAEQ